In uncultured Desulfuromonas sp., the genomic stretch TGCTCTGGCTTTATGTTAAAAATATGCCGGGTGCTCTGTTCTGGCTGTTTCTCCCTTTGCATCTTGGGGTTCAACTGGCGGCCATTGGCCGTTGCGTGGTTCGCGGCCAAACCCGCTGTGTGTTGCATGCCAAGCGTGACAGCCTTTTGGGCCTTGGTCATGCCTGGCGAAAGCGGCGTCGGATTCAGTCTGGACGCTCAACATCGGTCTATGCTATTTTCACCACTTTGACGAAAATCCCCTGACGTATTGCTACAGGCAGATGGGCTGCTTTTCCGGTGAAAGTCCCTGGCAGACTGTTGAAAAAACAGCCTGAGGACCCCATGGCAGGCGACTAAAATCAAGGACGGATTCTAAAAGGCTTGGTTTTGTCCTCAAGACGGAAATCGCATTTTCGATTTGCGTCGTTGGAACGTTCCCAGAAAAGACTTTTCAATATCCTGCGAAAGAGCCGTAAAGAACGAATGGTCTTAACTCATGAGTTCACTCATAGATGCGCTTAAGGAAAGACGGTCATGACAAGCATTACGCAAAAAATGATCGACAGCGGACTGTTCAGTGCCGCTGAGCTTAAAAAAGTGATGCCGGCAGCCCATCAGGGGGAGCCGGATTACCGTGTGGCGATCAAAACAGGCTTGGTTGCCGAGGATGTTTTTCTCAACCTATCCGCTCAGGAGCTGTCTCTTGAGTTGCTTAGCGAGTTGCCGGAAGATTATGATCCTGCCATCTTTGAAAGCATCTCACTGCTTTTTATGCAGAATCATTGTTTTTTTCCGCTGCAACGTGTCGATCAGGCCCTGCACATTGCTGTCAATGACCCCTTTGATTACCAGATTGTCAACGGGCTTCAGCCGCTGTTCCCCACGCATACGATCTATCTGCATCTGGCCCGCGAGAAGAAAATTCGCGATTGGATGCAGCGTTTTTTTGCCCCGACGGAAACTGAGGAGAGGAGTGACAGCGATGAAGATGAAGATGTCACTCTGACCTATGGCTATGATGACGCCGAACACCTCAAGGATATGGCGTCGGAGGCACCGGTCATCAAACTGGTCAATCAACTGCTGACCAAAGCAGTTGAAGACGGTGCCAGTGATATCCATATCGAACCGTTTCAGGACCAGCTGCAGTTTCGTTATCGCATCGATGGTATACTGGTGATTCAAAATCAGCCGTCGGTGGCGTTGCAGCAGGCCATTGTCTCACGGATCAAAATTATGGCCCGCATGGATATTGCCGAGCGGCGCCTGCCGCAGGATGGACGTATCCGGACGAAGATTGCCGGTAAAGATATCGACATTCGTGTTTCCTGTCTGCCGACCATGTACGGCGAAAGTGTGGTCATGCGTATTCTCGATCGCAACCGCGTTGACCTCAACCTTGAAACATTGGGCTTTCCGGAAAAAGAGTGCGAGCGTTTTGAAGAGCTGATCACCCGTCCTTACGGGATTGTGCTGGTGACCGGGCCGACCGGCAGCGGTAAAACGACGACGTTGTATGCGGCCCTGCAACAGATTAATACCCCGGACAAAAAAATTATTACCATCGAAGATCCGGTGGAATATGAATTGACCGGGATTAATCAAGTTGAAGTCAACAGTAAAGCCGGCCTGACGTTTGCCGGCGGTTTGCGCTCCATTGTGCGTCAGGACCCGGATGTGATTCTGATCGGTGAAATTCGCGACAAGGAAACCGCGGATATCGCCATTCAGTCGGCACTGACCGGACACCTGGTGTTTTCCACCCTGCATACCAACGATGCTGCCGGTGCTGTGACGCGCCTGGTCGAGCTTGGCGTTGAAGATTATCTGCTTTCGTCCGCCGTGATCGGTATTATGGCGCAACGTCTGGTGCGGGTATTGTGCCCCGAGTGTAAGGAAGCGTTCGTACCGGATGCCCAATTGTGTCGTAAATTGGAGCTGCCTTTTACGCCGACCACTGAAAAACCGATCTATCGCCCGGCCGGTTGTCGCCATTGCAATGATTCCGGTTACCGTGGCCGTGTCGCTATTTTTGAGCTGATGCCCGTCAGTGAAGGGATCCGTCACAGTATCCTCGATTCTAGTGCTTCAAGCCGTATTCGTGATGTCGCTCTCGAAGAAGGCATGCTGCTGCTGCGCCAGGACGGCTGGCGCAACGTTGAAGCTGGGGTCACCTCGATTGCCGAAGTGCTTCGGGTCAGTTAAGCAGGCGTGAAAGAGAATCGTTGACCATGGAAAATTGCATCTATGACTATAAGGCCATCTCACCGCAGGGTGATGTGGTCACCGGCCAGCTTCAGGCGAGTTCAGAGGCCGCCGCTGCAATGGTTCTGCAGCAACGGGGTTTGACGCCACTGCGTATCCAAGCCGATGGCAGTACCGCTATACAAAAGAAGTCGCGAGTTAAAGTGAAAACGGCAAAGCCGGCAGCGAAAAGTC encodes the following:
- the gspE gene encoding type II secretion system ATPase GspE: MTSITQKMIDSGLFSAAELKKVMPAAHQGEPDYRVAIKTGLVAEDVFLNLSAQELSLELLSELPEDYDPAIFESISLLFMQNHCFFPLQRVDQALHIAVNDPFDYQIVNGLQPLFPTHTIYLHLAREKKIRDWMQRFFAPTETEERSDSDEDEDVTLTYGYDDAEHLKDMASEAPVIKLVNQLLTKAVEDGASDIHIEPFQDQLQFRYRIDGILVIQNQPSVALQQAIVSRIKIMARMDIAERRLPQDGRIRTKIAGKDIDIRVSCLPTMYGESVVMRILDRNRVDLNLETLGFPEKECERFEELITRPYGIVLVTGPTGSGKTTTLYAALQQINTPDKKIITIEDPVEYELTGINQVEVNSKAGLTFAGGLRSIVRQDPDVILIGEIRDKETADIAIQSALTGHLVFSTLHTNDAAGAVTRLVELGVEDYLLSSAVIGIMAQRLVRVLCPECKEAFVPDAQLCRKLELPFTPTTEKPIYRPAGCRHCNDSGYRGRVAIFELMPVSEGIRHSILDSSASSRIRDVALEEGMLLLRQDGWRNVEAGVTSIAEVLRVS